The Bicyclus anynana chromosome 3, ilBicAnyn1.1, whole genome shotgun sequence genome has a window encoding:
- the LOC112054770 gene encoding pyruvate kinase isoform X3, with protein sequence MSLPWHIPLESLPSLKEKEGPIETTQLKHYCNLNIHENPSEEVQTGLMCEIGMNNREPAVLQRLIASGMTVARLNLRDLEPDSCDHLIQSIRQAVYNYSAELEYVYPLALIVDVRGPDIVTGDLKGGPKTMIELIEHETIRLTTDPSWRECGTAECLFVGYDHLTDLQPGDILFIDSLMSGKVKLVILAVGDDSIECKIVIGGAVGPKMAVRLSKVPRENDSSNKKGRESLDSVSFTRTCHTARQLRFWRGVRAVHYFEVPKNSWILEVEARIHAALDYCKAKRILRAGDAYVVVTSLRRGVGYCDSVRLLYASARDTVLVE encoded by the exons ATGTCCTTACCTTGGCACATTCCTCTTGAGTCTTTACCAAGCTTAAAAGAGAAGGAAGGCCCAATAGAAACAACACAATTGAAACATTATTGCAACTTAAACATACATGAAAATCCGAGTGAAGAGGTTCAAACAGGTCTTATGTGCGAAATTGGCATGAATAATCGAGAACCAGCCGTCTTACAGAGACTTATAGCTTCGGGTATGACTGTAGCGCGTTTAAATTTGCGTGACTTAGAACCGGATTCATGTGATCACTTGATCCAGAGCATCCGACAAGCTGTGTATAATTACAGCGCTGAATTAGAATATGTTTACCCTTTGGCTTTAATTGTAGATGTAAGAGGGCCTGACATAGTCACTGGTGATCTTAAAGGTGGCCCAAAAACAATGATTGAACTCATTGAACACGAAACTATAAGACTAACAACTGATCCGAGTTGGCGAGAATGTGGAACTGCCGAATGCCTTTTTGTTGGCTACGATCATTTAACAGATTTACAACCGGgagatattttgtttattgacaGTCTCATGTCAGGAAAAgttaaattagttattttagCCGTTGGCGATGATTCTATTGAATGCAAAATTGTTATAGGAGGTGCGGTTGGACCAAAAATGGCAGTAAGGTTGTCAAAAGTTCCTCGTGAAAACGATAGTAGCAATAAAAAAGGACGTGAGAGTCTCGATTCCGTATCAT TCACCAGAACGTGTCACACGGCTAGACAACTTCGTTTCTGGAGAGGGGTGCGGGCGGTGCATTATTTTGAAGTTCCTAAGAATAGTTGGATATTGGAAGTTGAAGCACGTATACACGCTGCTCTCGATTACTGTAAAGCTAAAAGAATATTGCGTGCAGGCGATGCCTATGTTGTAGTAACAAGTTTACGTCGAGGAGTTGGATACTGTGACTCAGTTAGGCTTTTGTATGCCAGTGCTCGTGATACTGTATTAGTAGAATAG
- the LOC112054770 gene encoding pyruvate kinase isoform X2 yields MSLPWHIPLESLPSLKEKEGPIETTQLKHYCNLNIHENPSEEVQTGLMCEIGMNNREPAVLQRLIASGMTVARLNLRDLEPDSCDHLIQSIRQAVYNYSAELEYVYPLALIVDVRGPDIVTGDLKGGPKTMIELIEHETIRLTTDPSWRECGTAECLFVGYDHLTDLQPGDILFIDSLMSGKVKLVILAVGDDSIECKIVIGGAVGPKMAVRLSKVPRENDSSNKKGRESLDSVSCPNWSLISGYSEGQTISAKADYKKNVIWNQPIDLHYVSKGIQGWPKIVLQVNCLDSLGRSWIVGYGSCNIPAAPGQHLIKVPCWVPAATTVTDKLRQMFIGGAHELSQTDIVNLGCDRFKLNTQSKGDIELRIYIILRNFNQFGVEYK; encoded by the exons ATGTCCTTACCTTGGCACATTCCTCTTGAGTCTTTACCAAGCTTAAAAGAGAAGGAAGGCCCAATAGAAACAACACAATTGAAACATTATTGCAACTTAAACATACATGAAAATCCGAGTGAAGAGGTTCAAACAGGTCTTATGTGCGAAATTGGCATGAATAATCGAGAACCAGCCGTCTTACAGAGACTTATAGCTTCGGGTATGACTGTAGCGCGTTTAAATTTGCGTGACTTAGAACCGGATTCATGTGATCACTTGATCCAGAGCATCCGACAAGCTGTGTATAATTACAGCGCTGAATTAGAATATGTTTACCCTTTGGCTTTAATTGTAGATGTAAGAGGGCCTGACATAGTCACTGGTGATCTTAAAGGTGGCCCAAAAACAATGATTGAACTCATTGAACACGAAACTATAAGACTAACAACTGATCCGAGTTGGCGAGAATGTGGAACTGCCGAATGCCTTTTTGTTGGCTACGATCATTTAACAGATTTACAACCGGgagatattttgtttattgacaGTCTCATGTCAGGAAAAgttaaattagttattttagCCGTTGGCGATGATTCTATTGAATGCAAAATTGTTATAGGAGGTGCGGTTGGACCAAAAATGGCAGTAAGGTTGTCAAAAGTTCCTCGTGAAAACGATAGTAGCAATAAAAAAGGACGTGAGAGTCTCGATTCCGTATCAT gtcCTAACTGGAGTCTGATATCAGGATATTCCGAAGGACAAACCATTTCGGCTAAGGCAGATTATAAAAAGAACGTAATTTGGAACCAACCTATTGATTTACATTACGTCAGTAAAGGAATTCAAG GATGGCCAAAGATAGTACTGCAGGTTAACTGTCTAGATTCACTTGGACGTTCATGGATTGTGGGGTACGGCTCCTGTAACATACCAGCAGCTCCGGGACAGCATCTCATCAAAGTACCATGCTGGGTTCCTGCTGCTACAACTGTGACTGATAAACTAAGGCAGATGTTTATTGGAGGAGCACATGAGCTATCTCAAACAGATATTGTCAACTTGGGCTGTGACAG ATTTAAGCTGAACACTCAATCTAAAGGAGATATAGAACTAAggatttacattattttaagaaaCTTTAACCAGTTTGGtgtagaatataaataa
- the LOC112054769 gene encoding cullin-3, with protein sequence MMKSTLPKDKPGKMRIRAFPMTMDSKYVESIWSLLKNAIQEIQKKNNSGLSFEELYRNAYTMVLHKYGERLYTGLKEVVTQHLETKVREDVLNSLHNGFLQTLNNAWTDHQTSMVMIRDILMYMDRVFVLQNDVDNVYNLGLIIFRDQVVRYGCIRDHLRQSLLELVARERRGEVVDRLAIRNVCQMLMVLGINSRSVYEEDFEKPFLLQSAEFYRMESQKFLAENSAAVYIARVEARISEEAERARHYLDESTEPRVVAVLEHELIERHMKTIVEMENSGVVHMLMHTRTVELACVYKLLSRVSEGLRTVADAVSANLREQGRALVTDTHHNTNAIAYVQNLLDLKDRFDHFLHNSFNNDKIFKQMIASDFEYFLNLNNKSPEFLSLFIDGKLKKGEKGMSEQEIEAVLDKTMVLFRFLQEKDVFERYYKQHLAKRLLLNKSVSDDSEKNMISKLKTECGCQFTSKLEGMFKDMTVSNTIMEEFKEHVLSSGSNLHGVDLSVRVLTTGFWPTQSATPKCNIPTAPRTAFEVFRSFYLAKHSGRQLSLQPQLGSADLHATFRAHTASASPSPPDASAPAPAAASAAASAVRRHIIQVSTFQMCVLLLFNKREKFTYEEILNETDIPEKDLVRALQSLAMGKPTQRVLIKQPKTKEIEPSHQFYVNDAFTSKLHRVKIQTVAAKGESEPERRETRNKVDEDRKHEIEAAIVRIMKARKKMAHTLLVAEVTEQLRARFLPSPVIIKKRIEGLIEREYLARTPDDRKVYTYVA encoded by the exons ATGATGAAAAGTACATTGCCTAAAGACAAACCTGGCAAAATGAGGATTCGAGCGTTTCCC ATGACTATGGACTCAAAGTATGTGGAGAGTATATGGAGTTTACTAAAAAATGCAATACAAGAAATACAAAAGAAGAACAATTCTGGCCTCTCATTTGAAGAGTTGTATAGAAATGCATATACCATGGTCCTCCACAAGTATGGGGAAAGACTGTACACAGGTTTGAAGGAAGTTGTCACACAACATTTGGAAACTAAG GTGCGTGAAGATGTTCTGAACTCTTTGCACAATGGTTTCTTGCAAACTTTAAACAATGCGTGGACAGATCACCAGACTAGCATGGTGATGATACGAGACATACTCATGTATATGGATAGAGTGTTTGTGCTACAGAACGATGTAGACAATGTATACAACTTAGGACTCATTATATTTAGAGATCAG GTGGTTCGCTACGGCTGCATCCGCGACCACCTGCGGCAGTCGCTGCTGGAGCTGGTGGCGCGCGAGCGGCGCGGCGAGGTGGTGGACCGGCTGGCCATCCGCAACGTGTGCCAGATGCTCATGGTGCTGGGCATCAACTCGCGCTCCGTCTACGAGGAGGACTTCGAGAAGCCCTTCCTGCTGCAATCTGCTGAATTTTATAGG ATGGAATCTCAGAAGTTCTTGGCGGAGAACAGCGCGGCGGTGTACATCGCCCGCGTGGAGGCGCGCATCAGCGAGGAGGCGGAGCGCGCGCGGCACTACCTCGACGAGAGCACCGAGCCGCGCGTCGTGGCCGTGCTGGAGCACGAGCTCATCGAGCGGCACATGAAGACCATCGTCGAG ATGGAGAACTCTGGCGTGGTGCACATGCTGATGCACACGCGCACCGTGGAGCTGGCGTGCGTGTACAAGCTGCTGTCGCGCGTCAGCGAGGGGCTGCGCACCGTGGCCGACGCCGTGTCCGCCAACCTGCGCGAGCAGGGCCGCGCGCTCGTCACCGACACGCACCACAACACCAACGCCATCGCCTACGTGCAA AATCTCCTTGATCTGAAAGATAGGTTCGACCATTTCCTCCACAACTCATTTAACAAtgataaaatattcaaacaaatGATTGCTTCAGACTTCGAATACTTCCTTAATCTTAACAATAAATCCCCAGAGTTTCTTTCACTATTTATCGATGGAAAACTGAAAAAAGGCGAAAAAGGG ATGAGCGAACAAGAAATTGAAGCGGTCCTGGACAAGACCATGGTTTTGTTCCGTTTCCTGCAAGAGAAAGACGTATTTGAACGCTACTACAAACAGCACCTCGCCAAACGCCTCCTGCTCAACAAATCTGTCTCAGATGACAGCGAGAAGAACATGATCTCCAAACTCAAG ACTGAATGTGGGTGTCAGTTCACATCGAAGCTGGAGGGCATGTTCAAAGACATGACGGTATCCAACACAATCATGGAGGAGTTTAAAGAACATGTGCTGTCGTCTGgg AGCAACCTGCACGGCGTGGACCTGTCGGTGCGCGTGCTCACCACCGGCTTCTGGCCCACGCAGAGCGCCACGCCCAAGTGTAACATACCCACCGCGCCGCGCACTGCCTTCGAAGTGTTTAGATC attctACCTAGCGAAACACTCTGGACGCCAGCTATCCCTACAGCCGCAGCTCGGCAGCGCGGACCTGCACGCCACTTTCCGCGCGCACACGGCGTCAGCGTCGCCCTCGCCGCCCGACGcgtccgcgcccgcgcccgccgccgcctccgccgCCGCCTCTGCCGTGCGCCGCCACATCATACAGGTGTCCACCTTCCAGATGTGTGTGCTGTTGCTGTTCAACAAGCGCGAGAAGTTCACCTATGAG GAAATATTGAATGAGACTGACATCCCCGAGAAGGACCTGGTGCGCGCGCTGCAGTCGCTCGCCATGGGCAAGCCCACGCAGCGGGTGCTCATCAAACAACCCAAGACCAAGGAGATTGAGCCTTCGCACCAGTTCTACGTCAACGACGCGTTCACTTCTAAGTTACATAG GGTTAAAATACAGACAGTAGCGGCCAAGGGAGAGTCAGAGCCAGAGCGACGCGAGACTCGCAACAAGGTGGACGAGGACCGCAAGCACGAGATCGAGGCGGCCATCGTGCGCATTATGAAGGCCCGCAAGAAGATGGcg CACACTTTGCTAGTGGCGGAGGTTACGGAGCAGCTGCGCGCGCGCTTCCTGCCGTCGCCCGTCATCATCAAGAAGCGTATCGAGGGGCTCATCGAGCGAGAGTACCTGGCGCGCACGCCCGACGACCGCAAGGTCTACACATACGTTGCATAG
- the LOC112054770 gene encoding tectonic-1 isoform X1: protein MNPITYLCFTLLSIVIQFCLMDFINEQIRVDNTVINSNSTVVKNSSDIFDTIKQKPHALYYRKDKNELQIKRSPVKYENESLSETSLTSSTELVSTVFDLLYDENVSVTESDLVTDAYFTSSEFDNVTEITFFDKKPSTEKPTVKPKKISTNECYCNLLYKTCDINCCCDNDCSDLEKSVLKSCEGIGKDKCEIHKKDNLYMCSSHFSCSTQLQSDIFGYLFCIGKVNLPDIRKTIKHMPYALDVDNHLKWHISEKNRTNNMQLTKNRYTTGQPVLLVTKDGIHSLELPMTLTNEYCNSKKTLKFLRNDNIKCYVKLKDLHMLDVIKSYGHTKVASPKESTINSTKLDCTTLHCVNRTFLICDEHRCTEYNNELHEPSCSDSHCNNIGVKVEYEFYCNASLITRVIVKFHVQIISMDLEYVSQEITVKFYMGNNSIESIIKFSGNPGYIKGLPIIVTSLESNRTENFYNTSIGKYNNHILLPSNKDGECVLTNLTHNILKFGHNKRIKCRTHFKHNFTINNGTDGCMNIQTKIDGLYGFSKNIYISPYGNPQGVSDENWISLQNHHKRDIHGEYHRKDANLICYNLVTRIAFTIAYTDTNEANKEINKIISARVDSTTKNISFSIEDLSIVITIDTNFIDASKTTVHEYIEAHFNFHLPKDFFYPSSSSKGSFVTYQNIVLFLCYFVLQIK, encoded by the exons atgaatccCATCACCTACCTGTGTTTCACACTACTGTCTATAGTTATACAATTCTGTCTTATGGACTTTATAAATGAACAAATTAGAGTAGACAACACTGTAATTAATTCAAACAGCACCGTTGTGAAGAATTCGAGTGACATATTTGATACCATAAAACAAAAACCTCATGCTTTATATTACCGCAAAGATAAAAATGAATTACAAATAAAGAGGTCTCCAGTTAAGTATGAAAATGAGTCTTTAAGTGAAACTTCATTAACAAGCTCAACAGAATTAGTAAGCACAGTATTTGACTTGCTGTATGATGAGAATGTATCAGTGACGGAGAGTGATTTAGTAACAGATGCATATTTTACCAGTTCAGAGTTCGATAATGTGACGGAGATCACATTTTTTGACAAAAAGCCTTCAACTGAAAAGCCAACAGTTAAACCAAAGAAAATAAGCACAAATGAATGTTACTGTAATCTCTTG TATAAAACTTGTGATATCAATTGCTGTTGTGATAATGATTGCTCGGATCTGGAAAAGAGTGTGTTGAAGAGCTGTGAAGGGATTGGAAAAGATAAATGTGAGATCCATAAGAAAGATAATCTGTACATGTGTTCTTCACACTTTTCTTGTAGTACACAATTGCAGAGTGACATATTTGGATATCTTTTTTGTATTGGAAAAGTTAATTTACCTGatataagaaaaacaataaaacatatg CCTTACGCTTTGGATGTCGATAACCACCTAAAATGGCACATTTCTGAGAAAAATAGGACAAATAATATGCAGCTTACTAAAAATCGTTACACTACCGGTCAACCAGTATTGTTGGTGACAAAGGACGGTATTCATTCTTTAG AGCTCCCAATGACACTGACCAACGAGTACTGCAATAGCAAGAAGACTCTAAAATTTCTAAGAAATGATAACATTAAATGTTATGTTAAGTTGAAAGACCTTCACATGTTGGATGTTATTAAAAGTTACGGCCACACAAAAGTTGCAAGCCCCAAAGAAAGTACGATAAACAGCACAAAACTG GATTGCACAACACTACATTGCGTTAACAGGACGTTTCTTATATGCGACGAACATAGATGTACTGAATATAATAATGAACTGCATGAGCCATCATGTTCAGACAGCCATTGCAATAATATTGGTGTCAAAGTTGAATATGAATTCTATTGCAATGCGTCTTTAATAACAAGAGTTATCGTCAAATTCCATGTACAAATAATCTCTATGGATCTTGAATATGTATCCCAGGAGATTACTGTCAAATTTTACATGGGGAATAATTCCATAGagagtattataaaatttagtGGAAATCCTGGTTATATTAAAGGTCTGCCCATTATAGTAACGTCATTGGAAAGCAATCGTACGGAAAATTTTTACAACACCAGTATTGGCAAATataataatcacattttattgCCCTCCAACAAAGACGGTGAGTGTGTGCTCACAAATTTAACACACAACATTCTAAAGTTTGGccataataaaagaataaagtGTCGCACACATTTCAAACATAATTTCACAATAAACAATGGGACAGACGGATGTATGAACATTCAGACCAAAATCGATGGTTTATATGggtttagtaaaaatatatatatctctCCATACGGAAACCCACAAGGCGTTAGTGATGAAAACTGGATAAGTTTGCAAAATCATCATAAAAGGGACATACATGGGGAATACCATCGTAAGGATGCCAATTTGATTTgctataacttggtcacccggATTGCTTTCACAATAGCTTACACAGATACAAATGAagctaataaagaaataaataaaattattagcgCAAGAGTCGACagcacaacaaaaaatatatcattcaGTATTGAAGATTTATCAATCGTCATAACAATTGACACAAATTTTATCGACGCTAGTAAAACAACTGTACACGAATATATTGAAGCACACTTTAATTTTCACTTACCAAAGGATTTCTTCTATCCTTCATCCTCTAGCAAAGGAAGCTTTGTCACATaccaaaatattgtattatttttgtgttatttcgtattgcaaataaaataa